Proteins from a single region of Amycolatopsis sp. CA-230715:
- a CDS encoding DUF262 domain-containing protein, which yields MSENNYEETEPVTSESGESEDDVIGRVGAQRANVTATDWTIETLVTQMNKGRLDLSPAFQRRAAWTSTLKSRFIESTILAYPIPQIVLAEKKDKPGHFIVIDGKQRLLAIRQFYAGLSGYEEGGFTSFKLASVTSIESIKGFNISQLQEERPELFDAFETHTIRTVTVRNWEHEEFLYSLFLRLNTGSIPLSPQELRQALVPGPFVNFIDKFSGDSPGLRKLLNNDAPDRRMVDAEVLTRMIGLYGGGEYYKGNLKDFLDRTCKYYNVRWKDEEARVKDLLANMEKAIDAAYIIFEGSPCKKWNGTRYERAFNRAIFDTQIGALLGGSNIRDAAMEKSSELLVAFHNISTADQEFLHSITSTTKTIEAFQTRISKWFTQFAAITGSEPVWPVGLPKRTEEVV from the coding sequence ATGTCTGAAAATAACTATGAAGAAACCGAACCGGTTACTAGTGAATCAGGAGAGTCTGAAGACGACGTAATTGGTCGCGTTGGGGCTCAACGTGCCAACGTTACGGCAACAGACTGGACCATAGAAACATTAGTTACTCAGATGAACAAGGGGCGCCTAGATCTTTCACCAGCGTTCCAGAGACGTGCAGCGTGGACCTCAACGCTTAAAAGCAGATTCATCGAATCAACCATACTCGCCTACCCGATTCCGCAAATAGTCCTCGCAGAGAAGAAGGATAAACCAGGTCATTTTATCGTCATTGACGGTAAGCAAAGACTGCTCGCGATAAGGCAATTCTATGCAGGTTTGTCCGGATATGAAGAAGGTGGATTCACTTCCTTCAAACTTGCATCAGTTACATCAATAGAAAGCATTAAAGGCTTCAATATTTCTCAACTTCAAGAAGAGCGGCCCGAACTCTTCGACGCGTTCGAGACGCACACCATAAGAACAGTTACGGTGCGCAACTGGGAGCATGAAGAGTTCTTGTATAGTCTGTTTCTTCGTCTTAACACGGGAAGCATTCCTCTTTCGCCTCAGGAGTTACGCCAGGCCCTGGTTCCAGGGCCATTCGTCAACTTCATCGACAAGTTCTCGGGTGACAGTCCCGGCCTGCGCAAGTTGCTCAATAACGACGCACCTGACCGTAGAATGGTAGACGCCGAAGTGTTAACTAGAATGATTGGGCTGTATGGTGGCGGCGAGTATTATAAAGGGAACTTAAAAGATTTCTTGGATCGGACCTGTAAGTACTACAACGTTCGATGGAAGGATGAGGAGGCACGCGTTAAGGATCTCCTTGCCAATATGGAAAAAGCTATAGATGCAGCCTATATAATATTCGAGGGAAGTCCATGCAAGAAATGGAATGGAACTAGGTATGAGAGGGCCTTTAACCGAGCTATCTTTGACACCCAGATAGGAGCGCTGCTGGGCGGTTCGAACATAAGAGACGCTGCTATGGAAAAGTCATCCGAGCTTCTAGTGGCGTTTCATAATATCTCTACTGCGGATCAAGAATTTTTGCATTCTATAACTTCAACCACCAAAACAATTGAAGCATTTCAGACTCGGATAAGTAAATGGTTTACACAATTTGCAGCTATAACAGGTTCTGAACCAGTTTGGCCCGTCGGTTTGCCGAAACGAACTGAAGAAGTTGTCTAA
- a CDS encoding transcriptional regulator yields MTAAERPAVPTFQRELDPLLLQPIRLLAMCLLADMRWSDDLTLARALRVHPRSCAVHTDHLRAAGYVEIRAYCRRTKLRLTPLGLDRLTEHVTALHRVADTAAQLISARRAEVQPPVCDSRSDEPLKPA; encoded by the coding sequence ATGACCGCGGCCGAACGCCCCGCAGTCCCGACGTTCCAACGGGAGCTGGACCCGCTACTGCTCCAACCGATCCGACTGCTCGCGATGTGCCTGCTCGCCGACATGCGATGGAGCGATGACCTCACGCTCGCGCGGGCCTTACGCGTCCACCCGCGAAGCTGCGCTGTCCACACCGACCACCTCCGCGCGGCGGGATACGTCGAGATCCGCGCTTACTGCCGCCGAACCAAGCTTCGTCTCACCCCGCTGGGGCTCGACCGGCTGACCGAGCACGTGACTGCGCTTCACCGAGTCGCCGACACCGCGGCACAGCTCATCTCCGCGAGGCGAGCCGAAGTCCAGCCACCTGTGTGTGACAGCCGCTCCGACGAGCCCCTGAAACCGGCTTGA
- a CDS encoding HEPN domain-containing protein has product MSREGITDRLRRDVTIIGKTLLPDISPVLEATHEEKIRIRAYVVLAHSAIEEFLEELIDNAVENVLACADSVSVAAISLSVAYADIVIGQHGSKTLTARDAHGKLLGLFRVKAIKTNNGIRRNNIKSLCRPLGIDVSNLEATLDAALTTLDTLGAKRGAAAHTLRQATEEIVVPSQAIEWVDNALNALDILGAYLMEEISRRRFD; this is encoded by the coding sequence ATGTCCAGAGAGGGGATTACCGACAGACTTCGTCGTGATGTAACTATCATAGGGAAAACCCTGCTTCCAGACATTTCTCCAGTGCTAGAGGCCACGCACGAAGAAAAGATTCGTATCCGTGCGTATGTAGTCCTCGCTCATAGTGCGATCGAAGAGTTTTTGGAAGAATTAATCGATAATGCGGTCGAAAATGTCTTAGCTTGTGCTGACTCCGTATCAGTGGCCGCCATTTCTCTTTCGGTGGCGTACGCGGATATAGTCATCGGACAACACGGAAGCAAGACTCTGACCGCTCGGGACGCGCACGGTAAGCTCCTTGGCCTATTTCGCGTGAAGGCAATTAAGACAAACAATGGAATTCGACGAAATAATATCAAAAGTTTATGTCGGCCACTAGGGATCGATGTCAGTAACCTTGAGGCTACTCTTGACGCTGCGCTTACCACCTTAGATACACTGGGCGCGAAGCGTGGCGCAGCTGCGCACACCTTGCGGCAGGCGACAGAAGAGATCGTCGTTCCTTCGCAGGCGATTGAATGGGTGGACAATGCACTGAATGCACTCGACATTCTAGGTGCATACCTGATGGAGGAAATATCTCGACGAAGGTTTGATTGA